The following proteins are encoded in a genomic region of Abyssisolibacter fermentans:
- a CDS encoding leucine-rich repeat domain-containing protein: MDKDQLSDYKKSFYFYSISLIGCLWLYIVNYKYICKENLVVIALVTLAQNIVLWKEHKKEKVVLSVLFLFKYIIINNHINFRDHILLCIYLTIMASIYLYKYSSKHRLSKVLTVILIVLLVFYFDINSHKQSLIKDIYLENIVQKHLKDYYPGRKVELTKENLDKITRIYISEHDAIINLEGLESLTNLRSLYIKCNKIENVYVLGKLSQLTNLDICDTSIDWSEIKELKALEYLDLSYMEFEKLNQDAFPILKEIHIQGLEANDLSFIKDLNTLEKIDICFSQLETLDCLECLTNLEMIDFYKVKVSNIDILKEMKSLKKIEITECEINGIDEFKKESKVRVIKRRKNRF; the protein is encoded by the coding sequence AAAGAAAATCTTGTGGTTATAGCTTTAGTAACATTAGCTCAAAATATTGTTTTATGGAAGGAACATAAAAAAGAAAAAGTTGTATTGTCCGTATTATTTTTATTTAAATATATTATCATAAATAATCATATAAATTTTAGAGATCATATATTATTATGTATATATTTAACTATAATGGCAAGTATTTATTTATATAAATATTCTTCTAAGCATAGGTTATCAAAGGTGTTGACAGTGATACTAATAGTTTTATTAGTTTTTTACTTTGATATAAATTCTCATAAACAATCTTTAATAAAAGATATCTATTTAGAAAATATTGTACAAAAGCATCTTAAAGATTATTATCCTGGTAGAAAAGTTGAATTAACTAAGGAAAATTTAGATAAAATAACAAGAATTTACATTAGTGAACATGATGCAATTATTAATTTAGAGGGGTTAGAGAGTTTAACAAATTTACGCTCATTATATATAAAATGTAATAAAATAGAAAACGTCTATGTTTTAGGCAAACTGTCTCAATTAACTAATTTAGATATTTGTGATACATCAATAGACTGGTCTGAAATTAAAGAATTAAAAGCATTGGAATATTTAGATTTAAGTTATATGGAGTTTGAAAAATTAAATCAGGATGCTTTTCCCATTCTAAAAGAAATACATATTCAAGGCTTAGAAGCTAATGATTTATCATTTATAAAAGACTTAAATACACTAGAAAAAATAGATATATGCTTTTCACAGTTAGAAACATTAGATTGTTTAGAATGTTTAACTAATCTAGAGATGATAGATTTTTATAAAGTGAAAGTATCAAATATAGATATATTAAAAGAAATGAAATCTTTAAAAAAGATAGAAATTACTGAATGTGAAATAAACGGTATAGATGAATTTAAAAAGGAGTCAAAGGTTAGAGTAATCAAAAGAAGAAAAAATAGATTTTAG
- a CDS encoding DUF2179 domain-containing protein: MIKILTYLLILFVKIFEVTLGTTRIVLITKGERIKGAIIGFFEVFIWVILVSTVLKDVTEDPIKVIIYAIGFALGNYVGSIVEEKIGVGTARVEMIVKEEDGKELAEIIRNHGFAVTLIQGEGMNYNRYVLISHVKRKRTNEFIETVKNHQKNIVITVNEIKAVYGGYGILKK; this comes from the coding sequence GTGATTAAAATACTAACATACTTATTAATATTATTTGTTAAGATTTTTGAAGTTACGTTAGGTACAACTAGAATTGTGTTAATCACAAAAGGAGAGCGAATAAAAGGAGCTATTATAGGTTTTTTTGAAGTATTTATATGGGTCATACTTGTTTCTACAGTGTTAAAAGATGTTACTGAAGATCCTATAAAGGTAATTATTTACGCAATCGGCTTTGCATTAGGCAATTATGTAGGATCTATTGTTGAAGAAAAGATTGGTGTAGGCACAGCAAGAGTTGAAATGATAGTTAAAGAAGAGGATGGAAAGGAATTAGCTGAAATTATTCGTAATCATGGTTTTGCCGTAACTTTAATTCAAGGCGAAGGTATGAACTATAACCGATATGTATTGATTTCTCATGTAAAACGTAAAAGAACTAATGAATTTATAGAAACAGTTAAAAATCATCAAAAAAATATTGTTATTACTGTAAATGAAATCAAAGCTGTATATGGTGGATATGGTATATTAAAAAAATAA
- a CDS encoding HD domain-containing phosphohydrolase translates to MIKNIMEYLDNTMIELDYDNKVHKITLNYKHECSDLNYFIGKKISDIFPELYAKYITDLLVQSIFCGNVACGEFDYTCGEFTKNIKFKFIIKDSKILIVFNNEKTIKNKKVEKYVENWKEHIYIDNIDYNTLMNKILILVGNEESMHKCFKLIGETIGVNRIFASDFNIQKCSISNILEWTDCKEFYGTKDFQNISLDSIKWFSDEMKTKKIIKYTDVKNINNDNIKKLFLKQNIKSTLIAPVYIDNKYKGFVGFDQCDMCRHWNDSEINLLYILAAITTKSIKQEIANDDFKIKHEQLLTIITEDKKKEEKMKYINSVDFVTGLFNRVYFEDIIKNIDIEENLPISMIMGDVNGLKMTNDIFGHQEGDKLLKSIADVIKASCREGDVATRWGGDEFVLLLKNTSDKEALKLCKSIKEKCIDSKKNLSKYSISLGYSTKNKIDEDIMMILKQAEDFMYRKKLLEGKNLRSLGIETMLETLFEKSYETKGHVARIRENCTKIGKLMNFSSSEIHQLKMLAIFHDIGKIAIRKEVLTKPSRLNKEEWDEVKRHSEIGYRITLSVPELSQIAESVLSHHERWDGKGYPQGLKGYEIPILARIISVIDAYDAMTNDRPYRKALSFNEAKRELKKNAGTQFDPMIVHTFLDKVII, encoded by the coding sequence ATGATAAAGAACATTATGGAATATTTAGATAATACGATGATTGAATTAGATTACGATAATAAAGTTCATAAGATAACGCTTAACTACAAACATGAGTGCAGTGACTTAAATTATTTTATTGGTAAAAAAATAAGTGATATTTTTCCAGAGTTGTATGCAAAATATATTACAGATTTATTAGTACAATCAATATTTTGTGGTAATGTAGCATGTGGGGAATTTGACTATACTTGCGGTGAATTCACAAAAAATATAAAATTTAAATTTATAATTAAAGACAGCAAAATATTGATAGTTTTTAATAATGAAAAAACTATAAAAAATAAAAAAGTGGAGAAGTATGTTGAGAATTGGAAAGAGCATATATATATAGATAATATTGATTATAATACTCTAATGAACAAGATTTTAATATTAGTAGGAAATGAAGAAAGTATGCATAAATGTTTTAAGCTTATTGGAGAAACGATAGGAGTTAACAGAATATTTGCATCTGATTTTAATATACAAAAATGTAGTATTAGTAACATTTTAGAGTGGACAGACTGTAAAGAATTTTATGGAACAAAAGATTTTCAAAATATTTCACTTGACTCAATTAAGTGGTTTAGTGATGAAATGAAGACAAAAAAAATAATTAAATACACAGATGTTAAAAATATAAATAATGATAATATAAAAAAACTATTCTTAAAGCAAAATATTAAATCTACTTTAATAGCACCTGTATATATTGATAATAAATATAAAGGTTTTGTCGGATTTGACCAATGTGACATGTGTAGGCATTGGAATGATAGTGAAATTAATTTACTATATATATTGGCAGCTATTACCACTAAAAGTATAAAACAAGAAATAGCAAATGATGACTTTAAAATAAAACATGAGCAACTACTAACAATAATTACGGAAGATAAAAAGAAAGAAGAAAAGATGAAATATATAAACAGTGTTGATTTTGTTACTGGACTTTTTAATAGAGTGTATTTTGAAGACATAATAAAAAATATTGATATCGAAGAAAATTTGCCAATATCTATGATAATGGGAGATGTTAATGGTCTTAAAATGACTAACGATATATTTGGACATCAAGAAGGTGATAAATTACTAAAATCGATTGCTGATGTTATAAAAGCTTCATGTAGAGAAGGAGATGTAGCTACAAGATGGGGTGGTGATGAATTTGTTTTGTTACTAAAAAACACATCAGATAAAGAAGCATTAAAATTATGTAAATCTATTAAAGAAAAGTGTATTGATTCTAAAAAAAATTTGTCGAAGTATAGCATTTCTTTAGGTTATTCAACAAAGAATAAAATAGATGAAGATATTATGATGATATTGAAACAAGCAGAAGATTTTATGTATAGGAAAAAACTATTAGAAGGCAAGAATTTAAGAAGTTTAGGAATAGAAACTATGCTAGAAACTTTATTTGAAAAAAGTTATGAAACTAAAGGACATGTGGCTAGAATAAGAGAAAATTGTACTAAGATTGGAAAGTTGATGAATTTCTCCTCAAGTGAAATTCATCAATTAAAAATGTTAGCAATTTTTCATGATATAGGAAAAATTGCTATAAGAAAAGAGGTATTAACAAAACCATCCAGACTTAATAAAGAAGAATGGGATGAGGTGAAAAGACATTCGGAGATAGGATATAGAATTACACTATCTGTACCAGAGTTATCACAAATAGCAGAAAGTGTTTTAAGTCATCATGAAAGATGGGATGGTAAAGGATATCCTCAAGGATTGAAAGGTTATGAAATTCCTATTCTTGCTAGGATAATTTCAGTTATAGATGCTTATGATGCTATGACTAATGATAGACCTTACCGCAAAGCGTTGTCTTTTAATGAAGCAAAACGTGAACTTAAGAAAAATGCAGGAACACAATTTGACCCAATGATTGTACATACATTTTTAGATAAAGTTATTATCTAG
- a CDS encoding helix-turn-helix domain-containing protein yields MIDGSQKYIQAVIRNINKHAFYWHDSIAIINVLKGTIKLNKKTKEYTLKRNDIVIINVREVYDLEGVSKDNMVLFIFINEIFCRVKIKDFDNIVINCNTVVKKNHNQQQYKKLQNYVLELVFALTGKKDSKYNKNILVITKKLLIFIVEQFDYIKFGLNFKKFDSKHIERYKCIYEYVFTVNGQLREASLKEIADYFGMNYDYLRKDIKKKFGHPFKWLKFSIMVENAFRLLLTTDANIMNIGYDCGFSDPKYLIKYFKMFYNCTPSTLRRKYKNKYEQNYQEFFNSEYNLN; encoded by the coding sequence ATGATAGATGGTAGTCAAAAATATATACAAGCTGTCATAAGGAATATTAATAAGCATGCATTTTATTGGCATGATTCTATAGCAATTATAAATGTCTTAAAAGGAACTATAAAATTAAACAAGAAGACAAAAGAATATACTCTTAAGCGAAATGATATAGTGATTATAAATGTAAGGGAAGTTTATGATTTAGAAGGTGTTAGTAAAGATAATATGGTTTTGTTTATTTTTATTAATGAAATATTTTGCAGAGTCAAAATAAAAGACTTTGACAATATAGTAATAAATTGCAACACTGTAGTTAAGAAAAATCACAATCAACAACAATATAAGAAATTACAAAATTATGTTTTAGAGTTAGTATTTGCATTGACTGGCAAAAAAGATAGTAAATATAATAAAAACATACTTGTGATTACTAAAAAATTATTGATATTTATCGTAGAGCAATTTGACTACATAAAATTTGGTTTGAATTTTAAGAAATTTGATAGTAAACATATTGAAAGGTATAAATGTATATATGAATATGTTTTTACTGTCAATGGACAATTAAGAGAAGCTAGTCTTAAAGAGATAGCAGATTATTTTGGTATGAATTATGATTATTTAAGAAAAGATATTAAAAAAAAATTCGGACATCCCTTCAAATGGTTAAAATTCTCAATTATGGTTGAAAATGCTTTTAGGTTACTGTTAACTACTGATGCAAATATTATGAATATTGGATATGATTGTGGTTTTTCAGACCCAAAATATCTGATAAAATATTTTAAGATGTTTTATAACTGTACTCCATCTACGTTACGTAGAAAATATAAAAATAAGTATGAACAAAATTATCAAGAGTTTTTTAACAGTGAATATAATCTGAATTAA
- a CDS encoding MutS-related protein translates to MQVVTIISILIIVYLVMRLQRRNNIKKLRARIRKQYGKKPVSAKYSERISYHWSEYTQSILDDEKIDDVTWNDLEMNNIFCRINNCCSYVGEQILYSKLHCLPKNKLYRELFEKKVSFFKSNEKEREETQILLSCLGKKNNDYYLPQFMAKLDSNKISGILKYKVMQILLVLSVIPAIVLLDPKFLFISLGILFVNMIIYATGKIKYEVHLEMLKTIVGVINTGNKIADTKKLSYENKFFDLKKKVVPFKKLLNMISIIQMKKDAGFSGDFLGLLYDYLIGATLWDFVKYDQIVSKLKDKQQEFMELYKILGEIDMAITIASFRESLPLYCTPTFREEHVLQMKQIYHPLIDEPVFNTVNLDKSCIITGSNASGKSTYIKTVAINVILAQNIHTCMAKQMVLPYARVITSMAVRDDLMAGESYYIKEIKYLKRIIENLSEERLIICIIDEILRGTNTEERIAASASILKFLYQKNCFAIVASHDFELTQILDNVYDNYHFTEKIQERDISFDYKIYNGASTSKNAIKLLKYVGFPDEIIAEAQNIDWCV, encoded by the coding sequence ATGCAAGTAGTAACTATCATTAGTATACTTATTATTGTATATCTTGTAATGAGGCTGCAACGAAGAAATAATATTAAAAAATTACGAGCTAGGATAAGAAAACAATATGGTAAAAAGCCTGTATCAGCTAAATACAGTGAAAGAATTAGTTATCATTGGAGTGAATACACACAATCAATATTAGATGATGAAAAGATAGATGATGTAACATGGAACGATTTGGAAATGAACAATATATTTTGCCGAATTAATAATTGTTGTTCCTATGTAGGTGAGCAGATATTATATTCTAAACTCCATTGCCTGCCTAAAAATAAATTATATAGAGAATTATTTGAAAAAAAAGTTTCATTTTTTAAATCTAATGAAAAGGAAAGAGAAGAAACACAGATTTTACTTAGTTGTCTCGGGAAAAAAAATAACGACTATTATTTACCGCAATTTATGGCAAAATTAGATTCAAACAAAATTTCGGGCATATTGAAATATAAGGTGATGCAGATATTGTTAGTATTATCAGTAATTCCAGCAATTGTCCTATTAGATCCGAAATTCTTATTTATTTCGCTTGGTATTCTTTTTGTGAATATGATAATTTATGCCACAGGAAAGATTAAGTATGAGGTTCATCTTGAAATGTTAAAAACTATCGTTGGTGTTATAAATACTGGAAATAAAATTGCTGATACTAAGAAGCTCTCATATGAAAATAAATTTTTTGACTTAAAGAAAAAAGTTGTTCCATTTAAAAAATTATTAAATATGATCAGCATAATTCAAATGAAAAAGGATGCTGGATTTTCTGGAGATTTTCTAGGATTGTTATACGATTATCTAATTGGTGCGACTTTATGGGATTTTGTGAAGTATGACCAAATTGTATCTAAGTTGAAGGATAAACAACAGGAATTTATGGAGTTATATAAAATACTTGGTGAGATTGATATGGCAATAACTATAGCTTCATTTAGGGAAAGTCTTCCTCTATATTGCACGCCGACATTTAGGGAAGAACATGTACTACAAATGAAGCAAATATATCATCCATTGATTGACGAACCTGTTTTTAATACAGTTAATTTAGATAAGAGTTGTATTATTACTGGTTCTAATGCATCGGGTAAATCTACCTATATAAAAACTGTTGCAATAAATGTAATTCTCGCACAAAATATACACACCTGCATGGCTAAACAGATGGTTTTACCATATGCAAGAGTTATCACTTCAATGGCTGTACGTGACGATTTAATGGCAGGAGAAAGTTATTACATAAAAGAAATTAAGTATTTGAAACGGATTATTGAAAATTTAAGCGAAGAAAGATTAATTATTTGCATAATTGATGAGATTTTACGGGGAACCAATACTGAAGAAAGAATTGCAGCTTCAGCTTCGATACTAAAGTTTTTATACCAAAAGAATTGTTTTGCCATTGTTGCTTCACATGACTTTGAGTTAACACAAATTTTAGATAATGTTTATGATAACTATCACTTTACTGAAAAAATACAAGAAAGAGACATTTCTTTTGATTATAAAATATATAATGGAGCATCAACTTCAAAAAATGCAATAAAACTTTTGAAGTATGTAGGATTTCCTGATGAAATAATTGCAGAAGCGCAAAATATTGATTGGTGTGTATAA
- a CDS encoding PRK06851 family protein, whose amino-acid sequence MAKVRDMFPGGNTAEGFYSYYDYIIEKDANRKIVIKGGPGVGKSSLMKKIGAEMLDRGYDIELHHCSSDNESLDGLVIPKLRVAFLDGTAPHVVDPVNPGAVDEIINLGNYWNFENMEKDKNDIIRCNKEVGRLFKRAYKYLAAAKYSYETIEDKNKEALEFGLSNVVCDTLIKEIFCGQDPSVIQGEQRHMFGSAYTPNGWIEYTESFLQDAERVYFLKGDIGTGKTTIMRKVYKRAIELGYFVEVYHTPLKPHKIESIYIPKLKVSLTSSNSYRTNNFKVIDLESFLVEDIVSKYQKEIEADRKIFEFLISTAISNISTAKKMHDIMEKYYIPNMDFEQVDKLRERLIQRILKYEK is encoded by the coding sequence ATGGCTAAGGTTAGAGATATGTTTCCAGGAGGGAATACAGCAGAAGGATTTTACTCATATTATGACTATATTATTGAGAAAGATGCAAATAGGAAAATCGTTATAAAAGGTGGACCTGGAGTTGGTAAATCATCATTGATGAAGAAAATTGGTGCTGAGATGTTAGATAGAGGATATGATATAGAGCTACATCATTGTTCTTCAGATAATGAGTCACTAGATGGGTTAGTGATACCAAAGCTAAGAGTAGCATTTTTAGACGGAACAGCACCACATGTTGTAGATCCAGTTAACCCTGGTGCGGTTGATGAGATAATAAATCTAGGTAATTATTGGAATTTTGAGAATATGGAGAAAGACAAGAATGATATAATTAGATGTAATAAAGAAGTTGGAAGACTTTTCAAGAGAGCTTATAAATATCTAGCTGCTGCGAAATATAGTTATGAAACTATAGAAGATAAAAATAAAGAAGCTTTAGAATTTGGATTATCTAATGTAGTATGTGATACATTGATTAAAGAAATATTTTGTGGTCAGGACCCTAGTGTTATCCAAGGTGAACAGAGACATATGTTTGGTAGTGCGTATACACCAAATGGCTGGATAGAGTATACAGAGTCTTTTTTACAAGATGCAGAAAGAGTGTATTTTTTAAAAGGAGATATAGGTACAGGTAAAACTACTATAATGCGTAAGGTTTATAAACGTGCAATTGAGTTAGGGTATTTTGTCGAGGTTTACCATACACCATTAAAACCACACAAGATTGAATCAATATATATACCTAAGCTTAAAGTAAGCTTAACCAGTAGCAATAGTTATAGAACTAACAATTTTAAGGTTATAGATTTAGAAAGCTTCTTAGTTGAAGATATTGTAAGTAAATATCAAAAGGAGATAGAAGCGGATAGAAAAATATTTGAGTTTTTGATATCTACAGCAATATCAAATATATCTACAGCAAAAAAAATGCATGATATTATGGAAAAATATTATATTCCTAATATGGATTTTGAACAAGTTGATAAACTTAGAGAACGACTTATCCAAAGAATATTAAAATATGAGAAATAA
- a CDS encoding acyl-[acyl-carrier-protein] thioesterase yields MKQEWEEQFKIRGYEVDYHNELKVSSIFNFMQIAAAKHADNSNYGIEKLKDSGIYWVLSRMKVRIYSYPTYETNLKVSTWAKGTDRLFALRDYVLTTDQGIKVAEASSTWLVIDSVKKRPQKLNKLPSEFIMIEGKHAIDEIPGKIKEPEKLEHSYDKHVGYTDIDMNKHVNNEKYVEWALNSFDQDFYNKKRLSKIHINFLSECQMNQNIQLNRGKYPENTDSWYVEGVNCILDKKVFQAKVEWENR; encoded by the coding sequence TTGAAGCAAGAGTGGGAAGAACAGTTTAAAATACGTGGTTATGAAGTTGATTATCATAATGAGCTAAAGGTTAGCTCTATATTTAATTTCATGCAAATAGCAGCTGCAAAACATGCAGATAATTCGAATTATGGTATTGAGAAACTTAAAGATAGCGGTATATATTGGGTACTATCTAGGATGAAAGTAAGAATATATTCCTATCCTACATATGAAACTAACTTGAAAGTTTCGACGTGGGCAAAAGGTACTGATAGACTTTTTGCTTTAAGAGATTATGTTTTGACAACTGATCAAGGTATAAAGGTAGCTGAGGCATCATCAACATGGCTTGTTATAGATAGTGTAAAAAAACGTCCTCAAAAACTAAACAAGCTTCCTTCAGAATTTATAATGATAGAAGGTAAACATGCTATTGATGAAATACCAGGGAAAATAAAAGAACCAGAAAAGTTAGAACATTCTTATGATAAGCATGTTGGATATACTGATATTGATATGAATAAACATGTTAATAATGAAAAATATGTGGAGTGGGCGTTAAATTCTTTTGATCAAGATTTTTATAATAAGAAAAGATTAAGTAAAATACATATTAATTTTTTGTCAGAGTGTCAAATGAATCAAAATATTCAATTGAACAGAGGTAAATATCCCGAAAATACCGACTCATGGTATGTAGAAGGAGTTAATTGTATTTTAGATAAAAAAGTATTTCAAGCTAAAGTAGAATGGGAAAATAGATAG
- the aroF gene encoding 3-deoxy-7-phosphoheptulonate synthase, translating into MEKRIIHSTHRKKVNIGLGDNQLAISQGGKPIIISGPCAIENEEMIFDIAKALKRIGCSVLRGGAFKPRTSPYSFQGLGIKGLKYLYAAGKKYDMPVVSEIMEEKYLTEAIEYLDIIQIGSRNMYNYPLLTAVGKTGKPILLKRGMSATIDEWILAAEYIAKTGNTNIIMCERGIRTFNTSTRNTLDLSAVTIIKQRTQLPVIVDPSHGTGDRSLIMPMSRAALACYSDGIMVEVHNNPSKAMSDGEQSLNLHEYEVLINNVQGISKLQI; encoded by the coding sequence ATGGAAAAAAGAATTATTCACAGTACACATAGAAAAAAAGTAAATATTGGTCTTGGCGATAATCAATTAGCAATATCTCAAGGTGGAAAACCAATAATAATTTCAGGTCCATGTGCAATTGAGAACGAAGAAATGATTTTTGATATTGCAAAGGCTTTAAAGAGAATTGGTTGTTCAGTCCTTCGTGGAGGTGCGTTTAAGCCTCGAACTAGTCCATATTCTTTCCAAGGGCTAGGTATTAAAGGCTTAAAATATTTATATGCTGCTGGTAAAAAATACGACATGCCTGTAGTATCAGAAATCATGGAAGAAAAATATTTAACAGAAGCTATTGAGTATTTGGACATTATTCAGATTGGGTCTAGAAACATGTACAATTATCCATTATTAACTGCTGTAGGTAAAACCGGTAAGCCTATTTTATTGAAACGTGGGATGAGTGCAACCATTGATGAGTGGATTTTAGCAGCTGAATATATTGCTAAAACGGGTAATACAAACATAATTATGTGTGAGCGTGGCATAAGAACATTTAATACTAGTACAAGAAATACTTTAGACTTATCAGCTGTTACAATAATAAAGCAAAGAACTCAATTACCTGTAATAGTAGATCCAAGTCATGGAACTGGAGATAGAAGTCTAATTATGCCAATGTCAAGAGCTGCACTAGCATGTTATTCAGATGGTATTATGGTAGAAGTTCATAATAACCCATCTAAAGCAATGTCTGATGGTGAACAATCACTAAATTTACATGAATATGAAGTTTTAATTAATAATGTTCAAGGAATATCAAAATTACAAATATAA
- a CDS encoding glycosyltransferase family 2 protein, protein MDISIVIPTYNKYKYLEATLKSLEKQNVIDLKYEIIIVDDGSTDETKEIITSCMDKNPNIKYYHQKNQGRSIARNTGIKVSKGKYILFLDDDRIVCEDFVQAHYDCLKQGSNKKIISLGARYNIYRSNFEKKHKEFVDMIDNNTSEFTQKSRLAYYWRKIQKGFENKEIAWITFTTGNVGMSKEFLLQVGSFDERFKGWGLEDTELGYRLFKAGGIFVKNDCAKNYHIEHARNKKVREEDEKRNHELFYDLHKDKQIEYFKKLVRAEIGIDEFIALSKNEIDDIETNERERDIIFNLS, encoded by the coding sequence ATGGATATTTCTATAGTCATTCCAACATACAATAAATACAAATATTTAGAAGCTACTTTGAAAAGCTTAGAAAAACAGAATGTTATTGATTTGAAGTATGAAATAATAATTGTTGACGATGGATCTACTGATGAGACAAAAGAAATAATAACTTCTTGCATGGATAAGAATCCCAATATTAAATACTATCATCAAAAAAATCAAGGAAGATCAATTGCAAGAAATACAGGAATTAAGGTGTCAAAGGGAAAATACATATTGTTTTTAGATGATGATCGAATTGTTTGTGAGGATTTTGTCCAAGCTCACTATGATTGTTTAAAACAAGGTAGCAATAAAAAAATAATAAGTTTAGGTGCTAGATATAACATTTATAGATCGAATTTTGAAAAGAAACACAAAGAATTTGTTGATATGATAGATAATAATACATCTGAATTCACGCAAAAATCAAGACTTGCATATTATTGGAGAAAAATACAAAAAGGCTTTGAAAATAAAGAAATTGCTTGGATAACTTTTACTACTGGAAATGTTGGTATGTCAAAAGAATTTCTGTTACAAGTTGGATCGTTTGATGAAAGATTTAAAGGATGGGGTCTTGAGGATACAGAATTAGGATATCGCTTATTTAAAGCTGGAGGAATATTTGTTAAGAATGATTGTGCTAAAAATTATCACATTGAACATGCAAGAAACAAAAAAGTTAGAGAAGAAGATGAAAAGAGAAATCATGAGTTATTTTATGATTTGCACAAAGATAAACAAATAGAATATTTCAAGAAATTAGTCAGAGCTGAAATAGGCATTGATGAATTTATAGCTTTGTCCAAAAATGAAATAGATGATATTGAAACAAATGAACGTGAACGTGATATAATTTTTAACTTATCTTAA